Part of the Musa acuminata AAA Group cultivar baxijiao chromosome BXJ3-10, Cavendish_Baxijiao_AAA, whole genome shotgun sequence genome, ACAATCTAGCATGGAATCCATAATGGAGGATGGAACACTTGAGATAAAAGTTAGTGGCCTTGTATAAGAATAAGCCAGTGATTAGTACAAGCTATTCTTAAGTTTCGGGAGCATGGAGTGACATAGCTGCCAAGGAGTTGGCCTCCAAGAACAGTGGCTTCTGTGGCCGAGGGGATAAGCTACAGCAAGATATGAGATTCCGGCTCATGTTGGGCAAAAGCTTGTGCAGGTTACAGGATTGGTAGGGACGAGGGCCGATCTGTTGTGGGGGTGTGGATAGAGTCACAGGAAGATGGTGGAAAGATATGATGCCAAAGAATGAATCGAGACAGATTCCTAAAGTTGGGTGCTTGTTAGATGGCAAGAGCAACAAAGCCACTACTTGTTTAGCTGCAGATGCATGCGACCGAGGCGACACCGGCCGACCGCAGCTGGCACTCCAGCTTCCACCTTTTGAGCTGAAAGGCTGTGGCAGAGACAAGCAGAAGATGTCCTGCTCAACGGAGATTTGTGTGGCCCGTCAGAAGATTTCGAAGAACATGGCAGGGAATCAACGACCAAGCTTTGGGATACTTGGCACTTGGCGTGCCttcgatgtgtgtgtgtgtgtgtcagctACGAACTTTTCCCTGTGGAGATAAAGATTGGCACATTGCATCTACCTGCAACTAGTGGAATCTGATTCATTTGCTTGTGCATCAACAGTGCAAAAGCATACCTCATTGAAGCTCCAGCCTGCGGTAGTGCATCCGATTCATTTCATCTCTCTGCACACTTCCTTGCATCCAGGAACTGACAAAAGGCATGAGCATTCCCAAATTTGAATTTTTTTACTCAAACCATTGACTCTATCTAACACTGCTTGCCTTAGATTGTGTTGGTTTATTAGAGCAAGCCTTAGGATCAGGTTGTAGTAACACACAGTAGAGTTGGTCAGTAGCTTAAAACCATGTCATATAGCAACAATCAATAGACCACTGATTTAACTTGAGATGATATAGACCAAATCCAACATGAGATCTTCTCAACCTAATTGGACCAGCTTGTTAAATCAGCAGTCTTAGATCAAGTTTATCTTTGATATCAATCATGGACAAAAGATCCCATATAGAAAAAAACACAGATGCATGCAAAGACCTCATTGGGGCAGCTGAAGCTAGATCAGATACAAGCATCACAAATTGTGATTTAGAGAAACAatttcagaaaaagaaaaaaaaaaaaaaaaaaaaggagattggtttttttttgtttcttgcaCTTAATTCTTTATGAAGTCATTACAAAGTGTAATCAaatgaaagaagagagagagagagagagagagagagagagagagagcactggTAGTGATATGGACAAAGATATGGTGCAAACAGTTCTTTATCCACTCATTTTGTGTTGCCACCTTATGTCATTTACCTGCACTATGGGATGCAAAGATACTTGATACAAATCAAATCTAAAGTGCAGAAACATTCCTATATCTGTAATCACATTTACAAAAATCAGCTGCCATGCAATGGAAAATGCTGCCCATTGGTATGCAATGGACTTGATATTGATCCTTGTCTGCCATGTACACACAGGGATCCATTTCTTGTCCATGATCATTCTACATAAATGGCATTCTTCATACCATGATCTCTGAAACAGGGTTCTAAAATAAGTGGAATAGGAGAAGTGTACTGTGAGACCTTTACAGGTGATCAGTTGATTCTTTCTACTGATGCAATTAATGTGCTTCCTGATGGGTTTAAAATGAATTCCATACATACCTATTTAAATACCAAAAAATTTCAATGTTTAATTTTTATGTCTCAATCTGATCATAAGGGTTCCATTCATTTCTAGATATGACTAACCTGAATCAAGTCAAACAGATCCAAGCTCTCCATTGCCACCACCTTGGGATTGCAACATGATCACCTCGGGCTACATATATTAATTTCCCTTTTGCTTCTACCTTGAAAATATCAGCTGGTCTAGTAAATTCATCCGACCATGGTCATCTGCATTTTGAGAAGAGTAATAAATGCAGGCTTGAGCTTTGGCACACTTCTCGGTGTACCAAAATATGCAAATTTAATATGCAGATGAAGAAAAGTTAGCTCACTGCAATACACTTCTCGGTGTAAGAACAATATTTCTCTGGGACAGGCAACCAAAAAATGCAGAGACTGCAAGTGGCGACGAATTAATGCTACTCATTTGCAGAATACATTCACTCACACATCTAGATCAGTTAATGTGATGGAAAAAGTATTCATCCATGCATTACTTGATCCAACAAACCATACCGACACCCTTCTCCTTTTTGACCAAGGCATGTAGGCAGATCAAAGAAGTCAACAATTAAGAAACCTTTTCGCATGTAGGCAGATCAAAGAAGTCAAATGCTGTGGCGCCAGTGAAGGGTGGATCTGATGAGATTTCTGCAACAGATAACATGCTCATTCTGTTCTCCCAACTAGCAAATGAGGATCAGCGGCGCCACAGCATTAAGGAATACTGATGACAATCTGCACATAAGGAACAGGTTATCATGCGGGTAAATAATCAAACAGTTGGCAGGTGATCCACTAAGTGCATTCTTCAGAGGCAAACAACAGTAGATGATAAGCATGGGAATATCATTTAGTTACCCATTtaaacaaacaagaaaaaaaaaatcaacttgaAATAGAAACATAGTAGATAGGAGTTGTAAGGCCATGAGCCTGTCAGATGATCACATCTTGATAGAGCAAAAACATTATATCTGATCAACATAGCAGAACCTGAACAGTTGGTCTGAACACTTGACTCCTTGCTTTCCTGCTGGTGTGGAAGATCTCTTGAAGTAAATATACTAAAGACCAACTGAACTAATAACTGCCTATgtgatagaaagaaagaaaaaggaagatcttgAAATAAGGGAAAAGTACAACATTGTTCAAAAACTATCCATGATAATACATAAGACAAACAGAGGAGGGTAAAATGGCAAAAGGCTTCTTCAAAGTCTTGGCAGCAAAAGGTAAAAGTAATATTATCGGACTCTGTCAGACACATACTTGTCCAATCTGCACTTGAAGCCCAAACCAGTCTTAATTCTGCcgaatacaaaaaaaataaagattattataTGCTATCCAGATGAACCAAAGACAAGCAAGACAAATCTATGATGAATATGTTATTTCTTGCAGTTCTCATAATGCAAAACTAATACTGACCAAGATaacatcattatgataaggtaaaaAATGAGGAAGCAAGGAAGACAAGATGCTTTCATTAGTTCTCAAACCAAAACAAAGGCCGAGAATATACCTACATGGAAACAAAGATAATGGGAAAAGATAATAAAGGCTACGTAACAAAAGGATTCACTAAAAGAAATATATGTAAGCTACAGACAAGTACAAACCTATTAAGTAGCCAACAATCTCCATTTGCTCCTTTCCCTACAAAAACACCAATTAAGCcaaccaaaggaatggaacacgaATGGACCAAAATAGTTGGGCAAGGCATACGGCCAGTTAGTTACAGAGTAGTCAGACATGTTACTGAGTCATCCTCAGATATCGAGGTGTTCCAGGTTGATCATATTTGCAGAGTTCTGTATCAATTCCTTCCTAACATCAACCTAAAAGAAAATGATAACAAATTAGGGACCTCAAGCAGCAATATATTCAATTGTAAATGAAATAAAATGGTTAACAATTAGTTTACCAAATTAAACACAGACAGAACAAGACTTTAACATAGCATCTGTTTACTTACACGAGTGCCCATAAGTGAAGAGAACACAACACTAGCTTCCGCAGCATCTTCCACTACTAACTGCTTCAGTAGCCTTCTCTCTGGGTCAAGTGTAGTTTCCCAGAGTTGTAATGGCATCATCTCCCCTAATCCTATTATTTCCAAAATAATGAATGTGTCATTAGTCTTTTAAAAGAGGACATAGGACAGATATTCCTTGTAGTTATAGAATGTGACATAACTTGGTAAATGAAATTGTAACTTTGTTTAAGTAGATGTAGCATGCCATGAAGGAGACTAAGAGAAAAATAAGGCACCATTTTTGCATTTTAAGTGAGACATAACACTGAACAAgaaagcaaagaaaaaaaaactcaaatgagGGACAATTAGAAAAATAACTTGGTCAAGTATTTAATTTATGTACATCTTCAGCAATATTCACTAATTTGGTTGCGTGAAGAATGCAGTTCTGGTTGCACCATGGTATCGTTGTTTATGCAAACTGCCTTTCTAAAAACACACACAAGGAAAAAACATAAAAATGCAGTAACATGGCATTCCAAAGAACAATCTGTTCTGTTCTATAAAGAAGTTCAAAAAGGATATTTTGGAAAAGATAAAGATACCAGTATTTGTTACAAAATCAGATTTCCAACAGAAACTTTTGATAAATGATATGGTCAGCATACATGTTAGCTTCCATTTAAAAATTCAAAGAAGATTGGCAGCAGACATACAAGTAGCGACAGCAGCATACATGAGAAACATCAAATGATTTGCAGGTTCAGAATGCCTCTAAACACTTTCCTTCTTATGATTGTTCTGTTTTTGCTTTTTATTTCTCTGTTTACCTTTGAATCTTTGGATATTGTATGAAGAATTCGTAGGGAAGGTTTTTGTGAGGCGCTTGAGCTCTGTGTCATCATAACAGTAGTGTATATGTTTTCCACGCTCAACCTGATACTTGATGATTAGATAAGAAATTGAAGGAAAAAAAGAtttatagcaaatttcttgtacacacaagaaaGTGGAGTGTGCACCTTATAAAGCGGAGGAACACCAACATAGATGCAACCTTCATCGAAGAGTGCTTTCTGCAGCAACAGCGTTCATCATACAGTTATAACTCTACCTATATGGAATTTGGAATTTGGAATTTAACAATAACATGGCTGTTAAATCCCTAACAGTAGCATTCTACAGCGCACCTGGTATCTAAAGAAAAATGTTAGCAGAAGGGTTCTTATATGAGCACCATCCACATCAGCATCAGTGAGAATGATGATCTTATGATATCGAAGGGCATCTTTCCTAAAATCCTCCCCCTGGATAATGAAACATTCTGATCAGCAAGAATGTTTGGATGCTGACAAATCCACGGGAAGTGTGCAGATGCAACCTTTACACCAAGACCAAGGCCAAGAATGAGATTTTGAATTTCTTCATTCTTGTACATAGCTGCTTCATCCCTTCTTTCAATGTTCAGTATTTTACCCCTCAAAGGCAAAACAGCCTGCAAGAATTGTTGAGATGGTTCAAATTTTAGGAGTGTTTAGTGCAAATAATTTACAACTGAAAGTGATGAACGGAACTATGACCCGATAAACAAAGAGAACAATCAGGtaaaagaaaactctcatataGAATAAAGTAGGCAACTCAAAATTGCAAAATTACAGTAAACATAAAGTGAACGATAAGAAGGTTATCCTTTCACCAATTAGTGGCACATCTTAAATTCATAATGCATACATAACATAATGAGTTCTTCCAATTCAGAAACCCGATTGAAGTGTTCAATGTCCCCACTTTATACAATTAGTTGTTACATAATGGCATTAAGGTAGAAACTCGTGTTTGATAAGCAGAAGGCTAGGTACAATATATGAATCCACACTGCTACGTGATAAAAAGATACCGACTCCATGAAAAATGACTCTGAGCTGGTACATGATAGAAAGATATTTAATACAACAAGAAATAGACATGTCTGAATTAAATAAACATTGACAGTGATCATCAAAAGGAATGACAGACAGGTAAATATTCAACATTAGATGCTCAACATCCCTATCTGAAATAATGTACTTTAATGGACCCAAATGATTCGTCAAGCAATCCATATTTCATGACATACGTGGAATTCTGCTCATGACAGTAGTCTGTCATCACTTATCAACATTTGAAATATGATTGCAAGAAAAACATCACTTGATGGGACTTAATCTAATACAGATCAATGCACTGGACCAAAACATAAGACTTACGGAGAGGGTATATATACATGCATCTTTCAGAAGGGAAACAAGAACAACACATAACATTTTAAATTGTTTTAGTAAATTTACGACAAAGGGTCATAAAATAATTCAAACAACATGCATAGAATCATATCCTCTCTCTGTCCTTACTAATAAAAGCTCAGTCATAAAAGAAATTGAACTTTCACCTGGAATCTCCTATCACGACCTTGCTTGGCACTGCCACCTGCTGAATCACCTTCCACTATAAAGATCTCTGAAAATATTGATCAATAGagtaaataagaaaaagaaattgtAGATCAATGAATGAAATTTGCTGCAGCAACAGTAGAAAATGCAATACCAAGAAATACAACCAAGACACTGAATACTGGAAACAGTAGAATAAAGGAGAAGTGCCAGAAAATTCTCACATTAAAGCCACTCTTGATGTTTTCATTTGTTTTAAATCCATAATTCATAACATTATGTTCTACATTACAAGTGGAAGACTTAAGGATACATCTTAAGAAAACGCACTTAAACAACAATGCCAAGATACTACAGCATAAGAAAAGAAGACAACAGTACTGGCATGGAAGTCTTACAGAGTTTCCTAACAAGTGTCTCCATGGTTAATACATCCCCTTTACTACTTAATGAATCCTTCTGATagcaactatgacaaatgaacaGGTAAGCATCACAGACTGGTTAAATTGTTTTGGCTGTCAACTAACAACCTCCCAATATTTCTTTTAAGAAACAAGTCAAGAGTGCACTGTGAAACAAGAGCCCAATGTTTTCATGGATATGTCAAGAGCAAATATAATGATCTGTCCTACTTTATAGGCTGAAGAATAATGAAATATCAGTAAACTATACACGAATTGTTGAAATATATGTTTAAGACATGGTTAAGTCAGTAAATGATTCCAAAGATTTTTTGGGGGATGGTGCAGTTGAAACTAAAAGTATCGTCcaaaactaatctttcaatttCACTTAGATGTTGGATATCTCAAAAATAGAATTGTGGCACAACACTAGAGGCAAGTTGCAGAAGAAGGCACCaagcaactgaacaagcaccaacAGTGGATTAGCAACATCAACGTACTAAAATTTGAACTTTTGAAAATTACATTATATTGTTAAAAAACCACCTTTAATACCAATATTTGGCATGATAAGCACACTTTAACAGCaaataagaaatttaaaaatcCATAATTGAATCTAGTAAACTTCAATCACAAATTGAACATGACACATGGACAGTTACCACATTCTTCAGGATTTGTAGATGAACAATCAGCTAATTTTCCAGGAAGGGAAGAAGATTTCAGCACACTTTTTGATCTCACCAATTCTCTAGCGCGCTTTGCTGCCATGGCAGCCTACATAAAAAGTGTAACTCTACAATTATATGTAAAACAACAAAAATTGTATAACAAATATAACAAGTGATCATTTTGAGTAATCTCTACTGAAGTAGCAACAATATAAAATGCATGTTTTATTTAAAAAGCAAGTTATCTCGAGAAATGATGCTGCTGTTAAAATGTCAGCATTAATAAATAGTGAAAATGTTCTCGATGAAACTAACAAAGCAACAATATTACATGCAACAGTAAAAAATATATACCTTCAGAGCATTGAGAGCTTTAGAAAGAATTGACTCAAACACGTCCGGATGTAACTCCAGGTACTCGGTAAGATGCTCTTGAACACATTGTTCAACAACTTTTCGTACTTCAGGGTTCCCTAACCTTGTCTATCTCATAAGAACATAAGATACAATATTAACAAGCAACGTGCCATCTAGCATTAGTCAGATATATGAAACGAAAGAAACTACAGAAGACACTTCAAATACTTTTCCAAGCAcaaagtcaagagtacctttgttTGTCCTTCAAATTCTGGATTTGGAACCTTTACAGAAATAATGCATGTTAATCCTTCCCTTACATGCTCTCCACTTAAGCTAATATCCTTATCCTGTCACAGGATCTTTTGTATAAATTGTAAAGCACAAAAATATACAAAAAAAGTCCAAATTGCtgacatataaatataaaaagaacATCTACTGGTTGACATTTAAATATAAAAAGTACTTTAACATACACCACAaattgcaccaccacaaaaaaaaaggcatcaaatttttctattgGGTAAAAATCACACTGATTGTGACCAGACAAAAATTCACATGTTTGGAATTTACCCTAGTCCAATTCCACCATGATTCTTTTGAAAAACATCATATGTTACTCAACTTTCTTTTACCATTATATGGAACCTAATACCAGGCTAAAAGAAATTATCAGAAGACTTTCTCACttaggattgaaatatcataccgtaccggagtttcgagataCGCTCGATATGATATACTGAGCGGTATGTttcggtataccactcggtatatatatatatatatatatatatatataggtaaaaaaatcttttatttatatatatatttatatataaaagtaaaaaaaatctgcaacgtcgcctctcttctccccacacggGCCGATGTCGCAAAAAAAATGAGACGacgtcgcctatatatatatatatatatatatatatatatatatatatatatatatatatatatatatatgtcacccggtagcgagcggtccatGTACCGGTCTGCTGGCAGACTGGtacggacggtattattcgaaattgaagaccttgcttATGAACATGTTGGATGAACGGTGAACTTgtagaataaataaaatatgattcatgataTGAAAGGTCAACTGATCAAATAAAGCTTGTCTGCAGGTGATAGGAAACAGAACTTATCCAAAATTGAATTCCTGCCTTTATAAAGAATTGTTATTACAAAGAGCTACAGAAACAACCACAGTCTAACTTCTGCTGAACTGTTCTAGATAATATCTGTTTTTCATATTGAATTGACCCTCTCCACCCATTATACCTGAAGGCATCCCTTTATATATTCTATCAATAGAAACATGAATCAATTATTGAAAATTAAATACCTTCATAGCTTTGGACTTTTTCCCCAGGTTGTTGATAGTTCTCGTTAATGAAGCTTTCATCCCATCTATATGGGTGCCACCATCAATTGTGCGGATGCTGTTAGCATATCCAAGCATTGTCTCCGAATATGAATCAGAACACCTGTTTGAGGAGACAGTAAGAACCTAATCCTGGTGCTTCCAATTCATGATTGAGAACATTAATGGATGAAGCTTAGAACATATTCTTCTGATAAAACAAAGTGCATCAATTACCAGCAACACAAATACAGCAAGAGAAAAAGATAAGCAATGGAATTAAAAAGAATGAACAGATTATTGGCATGTTAAGGGCATCCTGAAAGAAATTGACAAAGGAGATTAAAGACTTTAATCTTGATAtagcagtatgcaagaaagaaagtaCTTTACCATTGAAGGGCTACATCAACTGTGACTCCATCTGTTTCTTTTCTGAAAGCAACAGTGTCATGAATTGGTTTCTGCAGAAAATGATGAAATTTCAGCATATATATTAAAGGGATTGCTGTGGAAACAGATTTTCAATGACCAGGTAACTAAAAGTTACAGAAATGACATGAATCAACAAGTTCATTTCATCCCCCCTCCCCCATCCCCCTCTCACTCAACTCAACTATACAAATGAAAACAAGACAATCAATGTTAAAATTAAGAACAAGAAGAAGTCAGAAAAGGAATATTAGCATATGATAGAAAATAGGGAATTATGTGGCCCCATCGATTCTACAGTGTGCTTGACATCCCCTGCAGGGCTGAGCCAACAACAGAGGGAAAGAGAAATGAGCCAATCATACATGCAAGTGGAAAATATATCCTTGTTAAGCTCATAACCGCAATAACAGTCATAACTCATAAGCAACTACATAAGTTTGGTGAGTTAATTTATCCTCTGTTGAGATGCAGCAAGGTCTACATACTACATTAAGGTGTGGACCATTTGTCTTGGCCCACTGTATCTACAATATCTTTCCCGATCCTTCTACCTCTAACAGCAACATAATATATATTTCTCACCCAGCACCATGAACAGTTTTACTACTTGTAACTGGTTCTCTCCAAGTGATCACAAAATTGATAATTCATTGTTTGGTCTTCCCTACTGAAACCAGAAATTCATCTAAACTTCCTCAAATAACTTCCTAAATTTTTTTGGGCTTGTAGTCCTAATTATCTAGACCCCTGAAAAAGGATGCTCTTTATGTGATGGACCAGGAAAGACACTTCAACAGAATAATAAGCCACTTCTAGGATTATATCAAAACAACATCTAATAAAATTGAATTCTTATTAAATGgatatttatttgtatatgcaAAATGTTAGAAACGAACTAGGAAAATTAACATACCTTTCTTTTAGTATTACAATGGAAAGCTAGAGTTCTTGACATACATTCACACAAAAAAGGCACATTCAGATAACCTACTCTAAAGGAAAGATAGAATATGAGGGAGAACACTGTCAATACATTGAATGAATGCCCTGGGAAAATAAGTATTCATAAATTGTACTTCATAAGGTAAAAAGTACAAACCTTATCAGTATTTAACCATTTAACATACTCAATCAAGCCACCCGCGTAGCAATACTCATTGTATTGTTCTTTTGAGTCACCCTCCTTTTTCAAAGCAATAGTAAGCTGCAATTAATACAGTACAAGAAAATGATTAATATGTTCATGCAGGTATTTGAACTTTATATCACACGTGGAAATGATTACTCTTATCACTTAATAAAAACATCAATAATTAGCAGAATCAAGTAAACAGGATATAATGATGATCAGAGGCACAACATTGTACTCACCTGGCACCTTCAAGGTGCCCAATATGGTGCACATATGAATGGACCCTACTTGAGATCACAATGTAGAGCCCACATAACCACTGCAAAACTTAGCATACCCGCACAACTAAAGTGCCAAATTGCCGATGCATGTGGTTTTTGGTAATTACAAACAAAAATACAGTAGAAATAATGCAAATATGGGCCACATTCACATCAATCAACACAATAGAGATGCCAGTGCACCAAGAAAACCTGTATACATTTTGGCATAGAGAAGCATTTGTGATGACTTTTCAGCAGTCCCAAAAAGTACTATGCACAATGTAACAAAGCTTTGACAGGCTAAATGGTACACAGATGAAGTGCAATAGGCACAGTGAAGACTAGGCCCATGTTTTACTTTATATCGTACCACGTATAAGATAATAAAACTTAGGTTTCACCAAGCTCGAAAATAGTAATCACTCATTTCCCATGGCAAATCCAACATGGTTGCTCTTATGTAAAACAAATATATCTAAAGAATTGCATTACCAATTGACACTGTATTAGTGGACAAGAAGTAGCAGGTCCTGCTGGTGTAAGAAAACAACTCCCATCTCTCATTTCCTCACACATGAACATGCACAAACAAATACAGGAGTGACCAGCCCAAGCTAAGACATTGGTGCTTGAAGCAACTAAGTTTGGGTGCTGAAAATTTATTGATGTTCGAGTTAGTCAACTTCTGTTTACAATGAAGACTAGCTTAAATGTCAAGgacaataaagaacttcatatatGACAAAATGTGTTGCTGAAAAATGTTGGAGAATTTATACCTCAggattcaagaaagcaagctcccgaactcgtCCAGCAATTGTGTTAAAGTCATAAATGATGGAAGTAGTGAACACTacattcaaaatgaaaaaaaaaaaatacataagaTAAACGACATATACAACAGTAAAGTCATCAATTGTGAGTTGCCACTTTGGAAtgagaagaaaacaaagaagaagCATACCATCTCTATCGGGCCAAAACCTTATGCATGTTCCCTTCTGAGTAACTTCAACTGGCAATGGTTGGCATGTCAGAGTTGTCACTGGCTTTCCACGTGAATAATTTTGCTGGTATTCCTTTCCATCACGCCATACTGTTATTTCTAGTGCCTACACAAGACAACACAAACTTGACTAAACTGTACTCAAAATTGAAAAGCCCCATTCATCATATTGTGAAATATAGCACATAGAGGTGTTGTAAAATATCTAATTGGCTGAGTCGTTTAAGAAAGCACATCACAACTTAAAGGCTATTTGAAAGTTGAAACTATTAATAGAGAGGATCGCAAATCAAAGCTACTTGAACAGAGAAGATAAATCATGAGTGGCATTAACGGAGTTTATAACAAAATCCAATAATAATGCCAGCTATGTAGCTCCTCATAGATGCAAAACTCAACATATCAAAAGCAAGATAGTGTGTGATGAACATGTTTAAGACTAAGAAGCATGACCACATCACATGGATATCACCCTATTAGTCAATTGAACTATGTAAGTGTTTCTTGGGTTGTAGAAATAGACAGTCAAAATTACAGAATTTAAGACAAACCATCACCAAGAAACCTTTGTACTGATATATTTTGCGAAAATTTTCATGTCCTTTAAATAAACAAACATTGCAGTATTTGCACCACTACAAAAGAATAAAGCAAACATATTGTGAATCCTAATAACCATAGGGAGAAATTACAGCAAATAGTATAAAGTTAACAGGATGGGAGTATGGGTACCTCAGATAAGGCATTGACAACAGATAAACCAACACCATGTAGCCCCCCAGAGACACTGTATCCACTGCTTGAACCACCAAATTTGCCTCCTGCATGCAAGACCTACAAGTATTTGTAATTAAGACATTAAAATTCTAGAAAATTGACAAAATAATGAACTCAGTATTTTTTGTGAAGAAACAAAAACCAAGGTATTAACATGCACCCTATGTACATGATAGTACCCATGCTAATCAACTTAAGGCATTATTTTAAATGTTCAAAATAGTCCACTAACAATGAAGATATAATTATAGTCCCATTGTAAGTTACATATGagttttcctttgtcccttggaagaaagagagaaaatgtGAGCAAGAATACCGTCAAAACAGTCTCCAAAGAGGATTTTTTTGTGACAGGATGTATGTCCGTAGGAATCTGCACAGAACAAAAACATGCTTATCAAGGAACATTGACTGAGAAAATGATG contains:
- the LOC104000608 gene encoding DNA gyrase subunit B, chloroplastic/mitochondrial, encoding MALLRPVSPLHLRGLFVHRLFSSFSAARTRPPPPLSFSPFPPFRPRPCLLFTSRTLAVQAPRIELGVRAFKSSSVASEKLQEKANQTYGSEQIQVLEGLDPVRKRPGMYIGSTGPRGLHHLVYEILDNSIDEAQAGYATKIDVILHEDNSVSITDNGRGIPTDIHPVTKKSSLETVLTVLHAGGKFGGSSSGYSVSGGLHGVGLSVVNALSEALEITVWRDGKEYQQNYSRGKPVTTLTCQPLPVEVTQKGTCIRFWPDRDVFTTSIIYDFNTIAGRVRELAFLNPELTIALKKEGDSKEQYNEYCYAGGLIEYVKWLNTDKKPIHDTVAFRKETDGVTVDVALQWCSDSYSETMLGYANSIRTIDGGTHIDGMKASLTRTINNLGKKSKAMKDKDISLSGEHVREGLTCIISVKVPNPEFEGQTKTRLGNPEVRKVVEQCVQEHLTEYLELHPDVFESILSKALNALKAAMAAKRARELVRSKSVLKSSSLPGKLADCSSTNPEECEIFIVEGDSAGGSAKQGRDRRFQAVLPLRGKILNIERRDEAAMYKNEEIQNLILGLGLGVKGEDFRKDALRYHKIIILTDADVDGAHIRTLLLTFFFRYQKALFDEGCIYVGVPPLYKVERGKHIHYCYDDTELKRLTKTFPTNSSYNIQRFKGLGEMMPLQLWETTLDPERRLLKQLVVEDAAEASVVFSSLMGTRVDVRKELIQNSANMINLEHLDI